In Ananas comosus cultivar F153 linkage group 10, ASM154086v1, whole genome shotgun sequence, the sequence AAGATATGGAAACAAAAAGCAGTGGAGCAATTCTCCCCCATCCCTTACCTTGCAACACTCCTCAACTGCATGCTTTGGGTGTTCTACGGCCTGCCGATCGTCCACCCGAATAGCATCCTCGTCGTCACCATTAACAGCACAGGCCTCATCCTCGAGGGCATTTACctcaccatcttcttcctctactCCCCCTGCAAACTCCGCGTACGTAAGTTTAgcacacatatatgtatatctatatctatatctttgCTATCTATAAGAACGTCATTTAAccaccaccccccccccccccaccaacctatttttttttccctttatgaGAATCGAGAAGTAATGGTTGGTCACTATGATGCAGATTAAGGTGCTGATGTATCTTGCAGCTGAGATTGCTTTCGTGGCAGCGGTGGTGGCCGTGGTGCTCACCACCGCCCACACTCACGACCTGAGGTCCCTTATTGTGGGGATTCTTTGCGTCATTTTTGGTACTTGCATGTACGCATCTCCTCTTGCGGTCATGGTACGTAAGTGATTGCTACATATAATTTTACGTAGAACTTTTGCAACCTATGTATGTATATCTACGCACGTAATCTCGATCTCCATTTGTATTCTAGGTTCATGATATCAATTAAAAGAGTTGTTTAACGAAAATAATTGTAAcaataacttgaaatattttTCGTTTTTGGGGATATATAGAAATTGGTGATCCAAACCAGGAGTGTCAAGTACATGCCCTTTACGCTCTCCCTCGCCGGATTCCTCAACGGCGTTTGCTGGACCACCTATGCCCTAATCCGCTTCGACATTTTTATCACCGTAAGAACAATTCTTTATACTAATGGTTGATTAATGTGTGACTAATGGTTGATTAATGTgtgtctctctctatatatagattcCGAATGGTCTCGGTGCGCTATTCGGGCTCATTCAGCTGGTCCTCTACGCCATCTACTTTCGAGCAACCCCGCAAGACCAGCCCGCGGGCGAGGTCGAGTTGCCCTCGAAGACTCTTGAAGTCTAAATTGCCTCCTTTCGATCTCCTTTCTTCTTGCCCGTTCCTTCCTCTTCGCTGAGCATGCCTGTCATCTCCTACGCACGTATCGTattaggaggaaaaaaaataaaaacaaaaaacaaaaaagagaaagatcaATTAGCCattcatttatttgatttgatggcaagcaaatttaaagaaaaaattttttgttgtaCCATGTTGATCAAAATGCATGATCTTTTTTCCATATTAATTTTGATCTTTCTACTACAAGTGCAACGAAGATTAATTTGTTATTCTTCATCTTGCCTTAGTGCATGCATCAATTGTGATCATAGGTTGGAGTTTAACATGACccaaatgaaattttgctattaGCTGAGTGACCATTGCTTACTCTGTTTAGCCACCTCAAAGTAAtggaacataaaaaaattttgtaacgatccgacccgctagTAATAAACTCCTCCTGTTTAGACCCTAACATTCTCGTCCGGTCCAAACTATATCACAGATGCATATTAGAATTACCAgatgatgtgagattctagCCACCTCACCAAACCCGTTCGTATAGCACTTAGCTTTCACACTTCTGACTGGTATTTAGCTTTGATACCAAttataacgacccgacccgttaacaacaataacttgttaaacctaaaccaccagcccaaaatacttaagtctagttattattattagtgtgtaGGCCTCGTATATTTTAATCAGAATCAATTTTTCATCTGATATAGAACTATTGGGACGTCACAAGTTCGGAtagtgaatataaatatttttaaagtttagataGATATCTGCAAATGGACGAAAGTTCACAATGATTCTGATGTATTTAACTCTTATGCGGAAAGGTTGTATGCATCTACAAATAGTTACCTAAGCTTTCACAAAGTAGGTAATCAACCACCTAtattattcatattattttcaCTAATAAACAATGCATCTCAGCAACATAGAAAAGtcatttttaatttatcaaaactAAATATAAGTATTAACTTTTATACTgtaagattaaattttaatcccataatttattatttcttaattatttggCTCCTAGTGGTCACTTTCAATTGCTAAAATATAACTTTAGTTggtaaattacaaaattttaaaaattttagattaaaaaaataattttgaaagtttggaatttttttttttttttgcaaataagcGAAAGTTTGGATTAATGGTGTATGAGATGAACTGGTACACCCGGTGCACAACAAAACGTCTCTGGTGTATGAGGTGTACTAGTACACCCGGTGCACGCGTTACACCGAACAGCTCTCTCTCCACCATTTTTAACGTTGACCATCATTGaccgttttctctctctctctctgtttctctctctctctcatgggtTTGATTCGAATCCTAAACCCTTCTCCATTGATCGCCGGGGCCCGCCGCGGCGGATTagagcggcggcggagaaggaaCCCTAGCCCTAACCCTAGCCGTGGCCTTTTCATGGCGTCGGCGCTCCCCGTGGAGGAGCAGGAGGCGCAGAGCCGCCGCGTCACGGGCGACTCCTTcatccgcctccacctccggaAGCTCAAACCCTACCAGCCGATCTTGCCCTTTGAGGTTAACCCTTCAATTTCCGATTATTACCGTGTTCTTTAGCTTTGTAAATGGTTGTTTCTGATTAAAGGTGGGAACTTTATCGTGCTCGTCAAGTGTTTGTTGTATTGCCCCAGTGGCATCTAAATGCGTATCTCTGTTGAAGTTGAAGTTGTGTGTAAGATGCGTCGAAAGGTGGAGTTGATTTTGATATTACTGTTTTTATGATGTGTCGAGCATATGTGTAATCGGTAATGGCTTACGTTGTCTAATTAATTTGTACCAGATgatttgtttttccttttgagATATCCCTTCAATCTTCAATTATTGCTACGTTTTTGGCTTTGTAAGTGGTTCTTTTTGATAAAAGGTAGGAACTTTATCATGCTCACCAAGTGTTTGTTGTATTGCCCTGACAATGTGTATATGGTTTCTTTGTTGAAGTTGGGTGAAGAATGTGTTGAAAGTGTCTTATTTAATTGGGTAGATGTTATTGCTCACGAAATTGTGTTAGTAGATGATTTTGATATTGTTTGTTAACTTGCACGTTTTGTTTGTGTTAATTGTAAACTTTATGTGAAGTGTCTTTTGAGGTGTCCCTTGATCTCTGATTGTTACTGCGTTTCTGCTTTCTAGTTGATTTTCTTTCAGTCAAAGGCAGAAACTTTATCTTGCTCACCAAGAGTTTGTTGTCTCTCTCCAatgatttatttatatgtatcaCTGATGACATTGCGTGAAATATGTGTACAAAGgtgttttttttgttaattagaTGTTGCTGCTGGAGAAAACTGAGAAAGTAGTTTGCTTGGAAATTTGGAATTTGTGgatgattttgatatttttagtttttgttgGAAGCTTTTACTTTGTATTATGTATTACTCTTATGCGAAATGGCTATTAGtttctaatttattaattacCATCAACTACTTCATGACTCTCGAAGCAGCCCTAGGTCTATCTTCAAGTGCTTGTTTTCGATTGAAGTTTGGAAGCTAATTGTCATGTTTATATGTATCTCTAATAAAACTCGGATACAAGAGCATGTGGCAAGATCCATCCTGCTTTAGTATTACGTGTAGAACTTATGTGAAATGTCTAATCAGTTTGTAATGTGTTGTTCACGTCAACTGCTTCATGACATTTGCAATGTTTTGTTAGGTTTTGTCTACTCGCCTTGGAAGGGAGCCTGAGGACATCATTAAGCTTGATGCGAATGAGAATCCATATGGCCCACCTCCAGAGGTCAGTTGATAGTCTCTTTTTCTttgctcttctctctttttttttcttttttttttttttcttttttggagaaGGCAATAGTTGTATGTATTAGTGGTTGTATGGATTTTGGGATTTCATACTTAAGTACTTTGAAGAACTATGATCCTGTTGAGTTAATGCCTGCTTAATAAAAATTGAGAAAGAAATGACGTGTCCTGAAGGTGAGAATGCCCTAGACTGTGAGTGTCATAGTTTTAAGCGTGAGGTCGTCCAAATTCAGTTGATAACTTGATAGAAAACGACACATACTATCTGATTGAACTGCAAAAGCTTAAGGTCATAAAAATATCCACCAAATGCTCCTTTTGCATTGTGATTATTCATCCTATACCTTCCTATATT encodes:
- the LOC109716724 gene encoding bidirectional sugar transporter SWEET6b, whose translation is MTDPDTIRSIIGIIGNVISFGLFLSPVPTFIKIWKQKAVEQFSPIPYLATLLNCMLWVFYGLPIVHPNSILVVTINSTGLILEGIYLTIFFLYSPCKLRIKVLMYLAAEIAFVAAVVAVVLTTAHTHDLRSLIVGILCVIFGTCMYASPLAVMKLVIQTRSVKYMPFTLSLAGFLNGVCWTTYALIRFDIFITIPNGLGALFGLIQLVLYAIYFRATPQDQPAGEVELPSKTLEV